One region of Candidatus Binatia bacterium genomic DNA includes:
- a CDS encoding SDR family oxidoreductase yields MKSLAGKVAIVTGAGRPHGIGRASALRLAAAGCNVVVTDICRRYEGDLAFYGVGDDRAQLDELVGEIEALGARGHACQVDVTRRPDIEKCVADTLRVFGGVDILFNNAGTAVGVGPLLNMTAQQWELSLAVNVTGMFHFCQLAVPAMIDRGGGVIVNTASTAGLGAGPLMAGYNTSKFAVVGFTKSIAAEFGPLGIRCNAICPGMVDTDMGKDEYEFISMMEEITVEEARRRAAEKIALRRQCRPEEVADVVLFLCTPAAGYLTGVALPIAGGMPAGL; encoded by the coding sequence ATGAAGTCACTGGCAGGGAAAGTTGCCATCGTCACCGGCGCCGGGCGCCCGCACGGCATCGGACGCGCCTCGGCTCTGCGGCTAGCCGCGGCCGGCTGCAACGTCGTGGTGACCGACATCTGTCGCCGCTACGAAGGGGACCTCGCGTTCTACGGCGTGGGCGACGATCGTGCGCAACTCGACGAGCTGGTCGGCGAGATCGAAGCGCTCGGCGCACGCGGTCACGCCTGTCAGGTCGACGTTACTCGGCGCCCCGACATCGAGAAGTGCGTAGCCGACACACTGCGCGTCTTCGGCGGCGTGGACATCCTGTTCAACAACGCCGGCACGGCAGTGGGCGTGGGCCCACTCCTCAACATGACCGCACAGCAATGGGAGCTCAGCCTGGCCGTCAACGTGACCGGCATGTTTCACTTCTGCCAACTGGCGGTTCCCGCCATGATCGATCGCGGTGGCGGCGTCATTGTCAACACCGCATCGACCGCTGGACTCGGAGCGGGCCCGTTGATGGCCGGGTACAACACCTCGAAGTTCGCGGTGGTCGGGTTCACGAAGTCGATCGCCGCCGAGTTCGGCCCGCTGGGGATACGCTGCAACGCCATATGTCCCGGCATGGTCGACACCGACATGGGTAAGGACGAGTACGAGTTCATCTCTATGATGGAAGAGATCACCGTCGAGGAAGCGCGCCGGCGGGCGGCCGAGAAAATCGCGCTGCGGCGGCAGTGTCGCCCCGAAGAGGTTGCCGACGTCGTGCTGTTCCTCTGCACGCCGGCGGCCGGGTACCTGACCGGCGTCGCCTTGCCGATCGCGGGCGGGATGCCCGCCGGACTGTAG
- a CDS encoding tetratricopeptide repeat protein, with protein sequence MQHRRAPRGPGRPSPLPPPQPAGTNAAPSARVRLPLLAAALLPVAVAIAVYAPTLRNGFVWDDPLVLAQLRDIDSVADLIALPPSIPKFYYRPVIFITYLIDRSFAGESPFWFHASVVGAHALNTFLVFLVARRLFDRDDLVASCGALLFAVFPTHVESVAWMAGRSDVVACTFILLTILLFLDRRHTRAPWLGAGTYFLALLSKELAVAVLVLVPIIDLLEQHRLRWIQYVPLGLATAIYIAMRNHAIGTPVGGSASGAGAMEIAASLLQALGVYVERSLLPLDLSPYVPEVPGEPVYGAIAALAVLGSVALAVTAWRRRQWGVTFLVAWFFIMLAPSLTVIVRRSASAAIADRYLYVPSVASCVLIAWGVVVLMRRWRAAPPWAGAVAIGALGIAFGAQTVAYGRVWRDNYAFWSVAAESAPGHGMPHRELAAALLDRGDVPGAEKELRLALTGKSDPEGRVMTHNNLGNVYRRMKRYDEAIESFEAALAIAPHPTTYHNLGMTLMQRAEVASRQGDSVRAAASVNGARAAFERALSFARLPGATERYADWSMAKTHSLLGQVLLALGDRDGARRELEAALRLEPTGPIAQTTREYLQRLSP encoded by the coding sequence ATGCAACACCGCCGCGCGCCGCGCGGGCCGGGCCGCCCGTCGCCGCTACCGCCGCCGCAGCCGGCAGGCACCAACGCCGCGCCTTCGGCGCGGGTCCGGCTGCCACTTCTGGCCGCCGCCTTACTGCCCGTAGCCGTTGCGATCGCCGTCTATGCGCCCACCTTGCGCAACGGCTTCGTGTGGGACGATCCGCTCGTGCTCGCACAACTGCGCGACATCGATTCGGTCGCCGACCTGATCGCGCTGCCGCCGAGTATTCCGAAATTCTACTATCGTCCGGTGATCTTCATCACTTACCTGATCGACCGCTCGTTCGCCGGGGAGTCGCCGTTCTGGTTTCACGCTTCCGTGGTCGGCGCCCACGCCCTAAACACCTTCCTGGTATTCCTGGTTGCCCGGCGCCTGTTCGATCGCGACGATCTCGTCGCCAGTTGCGGCGCGCTGTTGTTCGCCGTGTTCCCGACCCATGTCGAATCCGTCGCCTGGATGGCCGGCCGGTCAGACGTCGTCGCTTGCACCTTCATCCTCCTCACGATCCTGCTCTTTCTCGATCGCCGGCACACCCGGGCTCCGTGGCTCGGCGCGGGAACGTATTTCCTGGCCCTGCTCTCCAAGGAGCTGGCGGTAGCCGTCCTGGTCCTCGTGCCGATCATTGACCTCCTGGAACAGCACCGCCTGCGTTGGATTCAGTACGTCCCTCTCGGCCTCGCCACCGCGATTTACATAGCAATGCGAAACCACGCGATCGGCACACCGGTGGGCGGCAGCGCGTCGGGTGCCGGAGCGATGGAAATCGCCGCCTCCCTGTTGCAAGCCCTGGGTGTGTATGTCGAGCGCAGTCTACTCCCACTCGACCTTTCCCCTTACGTCCCCGAGGTCCCCGGCGAGCCGGTGTACGGGGCGATCGCCGCGCTCGCGGTGCTCGGTAGCGTAGCTCTGGCCGTTACGGCATGGCGGCGGCGTCAGTGGGGCGTCACATTTCTCGTGGCGTGGTTCTTTATCATGCTGGCACCGTCGCTGACGGTGATCGTCCGCCGCAGCGCCTCCGCTGCCATCGCCGACCGTTATCTGTACGTTCCAAGCGTTGCCTCGTGCGTGTTGATCGCCTGGGGAGTCGTCGTACTGATGCGCCGCTGGCGCGCGGCGCCGCCCTGGGCAGGGGCGGTGGCGATCGGGGCGCTGGGTATAGCCTTTGGCGCCCAGACCGTGGCGTACGGACGGGTATGGCGCGACAACTACGCGTTCTGGAGCGTCGCCGCAGAATCCGCTCCGGGACATGGCATGCCGCATCGCGAATTGGCGGCGGCCCTGCTGGACCGCGGCGACGTTCCGGGTGCCGAGAAGGAACTGCGGCTCGCCCTGACCGGCAAGTCCGACCCCGAGGGTCGAGTCATGACCCACAACAACCTCGGCAACGTCTACCGCCGGATGAAACGATACGATGAAGCTATCGAGTCATTCGAGGCGGCCCTGGCGATCGCCCCCCACCCGACGACTTACCACAACCTCGGCATGACCCTCATGCAACGCGCGGAGGTGGCCAGCCGTCAGGGCGATTCGGTGCGCGCCGCCGCCAGCGTCAACGGTGCACGGGCGGCTTTCGAACGCGCGTTGAGCTTCGCAAGGTTGCCGGGAGCGACGGAACGTTACGCCGACTGGAGCATGGCCAAGACGCACAGCCTGCTCGGGCAGGTGTTGCTCGCACTGGGGGACCGTGACGGCGCTCGCCGCGAGCTGGAGGCAGCGCTCCGGCTCGAACCGACAGGACCCATCGCACAGACGACCCGCGAATACCTGCAGCGCCTTTCCCCGTAA
- the thiE gene encoding thiamine phosphate synthase — protein sequence MLPRLYVVSDRTRTRGHDLCSAIAAATAAGECLVQLREKDLPVRTLYALAREIRSVCSAAGSPVLINDRVDIALAVDAAGVHLPTASFSPADARRLLGTQRLIGVSAHSLDEARAAAAAGVDFVVFGPVFDTPSKRRYGPPLGLHCLRAVVEAVGVPVYAIGGMTPERVAGVRGTGAYGVAAIAAVLGEADPANAVRAFAQALRIASP from the coding sequence ATGTTGCCGCGTCTGTACGTCGTCAGCGATCGCACCCGGACCAGGGGCCACGATCTTTGCAGCGCGATTGCGGCTGCCACCGCAGCCGGCGAGTGTCTCGTTCAATTGCGAGAAAAGGACCTCCCTGTCCGGACCCTGTATGCGTTGGCCCGGGAGATCCGGAGCGTCTGTTCGGCTGCCGGGTCACCCGTGCTGATCAATGATCGCGTCGACATCGCACTCGCGGTCGACGCCGCCGGCGTCCACCTTCCCACCGCATCTTTCTCCCCGGCCGATGCACGGCGCCTGCTCGGAACGCAGCGGCTGATAGGTGTCTCCGCGCATTCGCTTGACGAAGCGCGCGCGGCAGCCGCCGCCGGGGTCGACTTCGTCGTGTTCGGTCCCGTCTTCGACACGCCGTCGAAGCGCCGCTACGGGCCGCCGTTGGGACTCCACTGCTTGCGTGCGGTGGTGGAGGCCGTGGGCGTGCCCGTGTACGCAATCGGCGGTATGACCCCGGAGCGCGTTGCCGGTGTGCGTGGGACGGGGGCGTACGGCGTCGCCGCAATTGCCGCGGTGCTCGGCGAAGCAGACCCCGCCAACGCGGTGCGCGCGTTCGCGCAGGCACTGCGGATCGCCTCACCTTGA
- a CDS encoding thiazole synthase: protein MSDLLTLAGKDYRSRLIVGTGKYRDFAQTRAAVEAAGAEIVTVAVRRVNITDTSTENLLDYLDLRRITILPNTAGCYTADDAVRTARLARAAGVGDLVKLEVIGDQQTLFPDVPATIEAARVLVREEFAVLPYVNDDPIAARVLQEIGCVAVMPLAAPIGSGLGIRNPYNIKIILEQARVPVIVDAGVGTASDAALAMELGCDAVLMNTAIAGADDPLLMAEAMRLGVEAGRKAFLAGRIPRKLYASASSPIEGLLS from the coding sequence ATGAGCGATCTGTTAACGTTGGCTGGTAAGGACTACCGATCCCGACTCATTGTTGGCACCGGTAAGTACCGCGATTTCGCGCAGACGCGCGCGGCGGTTGAGGCTGCGGGGGCGGAGATCGTCACGGTCGCGGTGCGGCGCGTCAACATCACCGATACGAGCACTGAGAATCTGCTCGACTACCTCGATCTGCGCCGCATCACGATTCTTCCGAACACCGCCGGATGTTACACGGCGGACGACGCCGTGCGAACGGCCCGGCTGGCGCGCGCTGCAGGCGTCGGCGACCTCGTCAAACTGGAAGTAATCGGCGATCAGCAAACCCTTTTCCCCGACGTTCCGGCCACAATAGAGGCGGCCCGCGTGCTCGTGCGCGAAGAATTCGCGGTGCTGCCGTACGTCAACGACGATCCGATCGCGGCCCGTGTGCTTCAGGAAATCGGCTGCGTGGCCGTGATGCCGCTGGCGGCGCCCATCGGTTCCGGGCTCGGCATCAGAAACCCCTACAACATCAAGATTATCCTCGAGCAAGCGCGGGTTCCCGTAATCGTCGACGCCGGGGTTGGTACCGCCTCCGATGCCGCGTTAGCCATGGAACTCGGCTGCGACGCCGTGTTGATGAACACGGCCATCGCCGGTGCGGACGACCCGCTGCTGATGGCCGAAGCCATGCGGCTCGGAGTGGAGGCCGGCCGCAAAGCGTTTCTGGCGGGCCGGATACCGAGGAAACTCTACGCCAGCGCCTCCAGCCCCATCGAGGGTCTCTTGAGCTGA
- the thiS gene encoding sulfur carrier protein ThiS, whose product MRLTVNGEPGEFPEGLSVAHLVAELGLQERRIVVEVNRVILRRDQYGAHRLVAGDEVEIVHFVGGG is encoded by the coding sequence GTGCGCTTGACCGTGAACGGCGAGCCCGGAGAATTCCCCGAAGGCCTCAGTGTGGCGCATCTCGTCGCCGAACTGGGTCTGCAGGAGCGCCGCATCGTCGTCGAAGTTAACCGTGTGATTCTACGCCGCGACCAGTACGGAGCGCACCGGCTCGTGGCCGGGGACGAGGTCGAGATCGTGCACTTCGTCGGCGGCGGGTGA
- the purH gene encoding bifunctional phosphoribosylaminoimidazolecarboxamide formyltransferase/IMP cyclohydrolase gives MARITRALVSVSDKTGLVEFARGLREFGVEILSTGGTARLLGDAGIPVVPVSAYTGSPEILDGRVKTLHPRIHGGLLGRRDDPTHREQMAANAIAPIDMVVVNLYPFESTVARPDCSLADAIENIDIGGPSMLRSAAKNHRDVSVLADPADYTAVLEEMRGSGGGVSTETNARLARKAFQMTARYDGAIADYLGSLQAGERIEFGETIHIGLRKAQDLRYGENPHQAAALYGDFFAGVEQLHGKELSYNNIVDINAAIFLMLEFAADRDATVAILKHNTPCGVGSGPTVVEAYRRAYRTDPESPFGGIVISSRVWDRELAREVDEIFTEVLVAPAFTADALEVLREKKNRRLMRWNPEVVADRYRRELRGVFGGVLVQDADRGTEDPSGARVVTRRSPTAREVAAMAFGLKVVKHVKSNAIAFVANDRTLALGGGATSRVDPVHAARDKAARVGVSLAGSVLASDAFFPFPDGVEVAAEAGAVAIVQPGGSVRDVEVIAAADRLGLAMVFTGVRHFRH, from the coding sequence ATGGCCAGAATTACACGCGCCCTCGTCAGCGTTAGCGACAAGACCGGTCTCGTCGAGTTCGCTCGTGGACTCCGCGAGTTCGGCGTCGAAATCCTCTCGACCGGCGGTACTGCCCGGCTGCTCGGCGATGCGGGCATCCCGGTGGTTCCGGTCAGCGCTTATACCGGGTCGCCCGAGATCCTCGACGGACGCGTGAAGACCCTGCATCCCAGGATCCACGGTGGACTGCTGGGGCGCCGAGACGATCCCACCCATCGGGAGCAGATGGCCGCCAACGCTATCGCGCCCATCGACATGGTGGTGGTCAATCTGTACCCGTTCGAGTCCACCGTGGCGCGCCCGGATTGCTCGCTTGCCGACGCCATCGAGAACATCGATATCGGCGGACCGTCCATGTTGCGCTCGGCGGCCAAGAATCACCGGGACGTCAGCGTGCTGGCCGATCCCGCGGACTACACTGCGGTCCTCGAAGAGATGCGCGGCAGCGGTGGCGGGGTGTCAACGGAGACGAACGCCCGCCTGGCGCGCAAGGCCTTCCAGATGACCGCCCGGTACGACGGAGCGATTGCCGACTACCTCGGGAGCCTCCAGGCAGGGGAGCGGATCGAGTTCGGCGAAACCATCCACATCGGCCTGCGCAAGGCGCAGGACCTGCGTTACGGCGAGAACCCGCACCAGGCGGCGGCGCTGTACGGCGACTTCTTCGCCGGCGTCGAGCAGCTCCACGGCAAGGAGCTGTCGTACAACAACATCGTCGACATCAACGCGGCCATCTTCCTCATGCTCGAGTTCGCCGCCGACCGCGATGCGACAGTCGCCATCCTGAAGCACAATACGCCATGTGGGGTCGGCAGCGGTCCCACCGTGGTCGAAGCATATCGGCGCGCGTATCGGACCGATCCGGAGTCGCCCTTCGGCGGTATCGTCATCAGTAGCCGGGTGTGGGATCGCGAGCTGGCGCGTGAGGTGGACGAGATATTCACCGAGGTGTTGGTTGCGCCGGCGTTTACCGCTGACGCTCTGGAGGTGCTTCGCGAGAAGAAGAACCGGAGACTGATGCGCTGGAACCCCGAAGTCGTCGCGGACCGGTACAGACGCGAGCTGCGCGGGGTGTTTGGCGGTGTGCTGGTGCAGGATGCCGACCGGGGGACCGAAGATCCCAGCGGCGCGCGGGTGGTGACTCGACGGTCGCCCACGGCGCGGGAAGTGGCGGCAATGGCCTTCGGGCTCAAGGTGGTGAAGCACGTCAAGTCGAACGCCATCGCCTTCGTAGCCAATGACCGCACTCTGGCGCTCGGCGGCGGAGCGACTTCGCGCGTCGATCCGGTTCACGCGGCCCGTGACAAGGCCGCCCGAGTCGGTGTCTCGCTTGCCGGGTCAGTGCTCGCCAGTGACGCTTTCTTCCCCTTCCCGGACGGTGTCGAGGTGGCCGCGGAGGCCGGTGCGGTGGCTATCGTTCAGCCCGGGGGCAGCGTGCGCGACGTCGAGGTGATCGCCGCGGCCGACCGCCTCGGCCTGGCGATGGTGTTTACCGGGGTTCGGCATTTTCGGCATTAA
- the purD gene encoding phosphoribosylamine--glycine ligase: MNILVIGSGGREHALAWRIRQSPRVQRVYAAPGNAGIAEVADLVPLAVDDIAGLVRFAFDARIDLTVVGPELPLTLGIVDEFERHGLRIFGPRRAAAQLEGSKAFTKELLRRHGVPTGYFGVFDDPDDAVRYIREVGAPIVVKADGLAAGKGVLLCQTLGEAEEAINELMRTRLFGDAGKRVVVEELLEGEEVSFMAVTDGSTVLPLATSQDHKRAYDGDTGPNTGGMGAYSPAPIVTPELQARILREIMEPVVHALRAGGVEYKGVLYAGLMIGAAGPKVLEFNVRLGDPECQPLMLRLRSDLVDLMEACIDGRLAGHEVDWDPRAAVCVVLAAGGYPGTIDRGRVIHGLEAAGAWRNGVVFHSGTARYDGEVVTSGGRVLGVTALGDTVKAAVDEAYAMVSRIRWDGMHYRRDIAHRALEAEG, translated from the coding sequence ATGAACATTCTTGTCATCGGAAGCGGTGGGCGGGAACACGCACTGGCGTGGCGGATCCGTCAATCGCCGCGGGTTCAGCGCGTTTACGCGGCACCCGGCAATGCGGGCATAGCCGAGGTCGCCGACCTGGTGCCGCTGGCTGTCGACGATATCGCCGGGCTGGTGCGCTTCGCGTTCGACGCCCGCATCGACCTGACCGTGGTCGGGCCCGAACTGCCGTTGACCCTGGGCATCGTCGACGAATTCGAGCGCCATGGTCTGCGCATCTTCGGGCCGCGGCGCGCTGCCGCTCAGCTGGAAGGGAGTAAGGCGTTCACCAAGGAGTTACTGCGCCGGCACGGCGTCCCCACCGGTTATTTCGGTGTCTTCGACGATCCGGACGACGCCGTGCGGTATATCCGCGAGGTCGGTGCGCCGATTGTCGTCAAGGCGGACGGGCTCGCCGCCGGCAAGGGTGTGCTGCTCTGCCAGACGTTGGGGGAGGCCGAAGAGGCGATTAACGAGCTGATGCGGACCAGGCTGTTCGGTGACGCGGGCAAGCGGGTTGTTGTCGAGGAACTCCTCGAGGGCGAGGAGGTGTCCTTCATGGCTGTGACCGACGGCAGTACGGTACTGCCACTGGCAACGTCGCAGGACCACAAGCGGGCTTACGACGGCGACACCGGACCGAATACAGGCGGCATGGGCGCGTATTCCCCGGCGCCGATCGTCACGCCGGAACTGCAGGCGCGCATCCTGCGCGAAATCATGGAGCCGGTGGTCCACGCCCTGCGAGCCGGCGGGGTCGAGTACAAGGGTGTGCTCTACGCCGGTTTGATGATTGGTGCCGCGGGGCCCAAAGTCCTGGAATTCAATGTGCGGCTCGGGGATCCGGAGTGCCAGCCCTTGATGCTGCGCCTGCGGAGCGATCTGGTGGATCTGATGGAAGCCTGCATCGACGGGCGTCTTGCCGGTCACGAGGTCGATTGGGATCCCCGCGCCGCCGTATGCGTGGTGCTCGCTGCCGGAGGGTACCCGGGGACGATCGACCGGGGGCGGGTAATTCACGGGCTGGAGGCCGCGGGTGCCTGGCGCAACGGGGTGGTTTTTCACAGCGGCACGGCGCGCTACGACGGGGAGGTGGTCACCAGCGGTGGTCGTGTGCTGGGCGTGACTGCCCTCGGAGATACGGTCAAAGCGGCGGTTGACGAGGCTTATGCCATGGTAAGTCGAATCCGCTGGGACGGCATGCACTATCGGCGCGATATCGCGCACCGGGCACTGGAGGCGGAAGGATGA
- the purE gene encoding 5-(carboxyamino)imidazole ribonucleotide mutase, producing MTDGAAIVGILMGSDSDWAVMSAAAERLRALDVPHEVMVLSAHRSPQRTAEYATGARARGLRVIIAGAGMAAHLAGVVAAHTTLPVIGVPLDAGSLAGLDALLATVQMPPGIPVATVAIGKAGADNAAILAAQILALSDAALAARLEALKLTLAQQVEEKDARLQQERAGR from the coding sequence ATGACGGACGGCGCCGCAATAGTTGGCATCTTGATGGGCAGCGACAGCGACTGGGCGGTAATGTCCGCGGCCGCGGAGCGGTTGCGGGCACTCGATGTCCCGCACGAGGTCATGGTGCTGTCGGCGCATCGTTCGCCCCAGCGCACCGCCGAGTACGCAACCGGCGCCCGGGCGCGTGGTCTACGGGTGATCATTGCCGGCGCCGGCATGGCCGCACACCTTGCGGGCGTGGTTGCAGCGCATACGACGCTGCCGGTCATCGGCGTGCCGCTTGACGCCGGCAGCCTCGCGGGGCTCGACGCATTACTGGCGACCGTGCAGATGCCTCCCGGTATTCCCGTCGCGACGGTTGCAATCGGAAAAGCCGGCGCGGACAACGCCGCTATTCTGGCCGCGCAGATCCTCGCGCTCTCGGATGCGGCTCTGGCGGCGCGTCTCGAGGCGCTCAAACTCACTCTGGCGCAACAGGTGGAAGAGAAGGATGCGCGCCTGCAGCAAGAGCGTGCGGGCCGCTGA
- a CDS encoding threonylcarbamoyl-AMP synthase: MRACSKSVRAADGDGVRTAVRVLAEGGLVVYPTETLYGLGVDATNANAVDRLVALKGRETGKPIALLVADRPMAESVVRAITPIADVLMRRFWPGPLTIVLDADPALPRPLSAGTGTIGLRVSSHPTATALVRELARPVTASSANPAGCGPPTCVSEAMGYFAEAVELYLDGGRVPGQPPSTVVDVRGDTLRILRPGAVSADALHAAVGARSAVLPAPRNRRRMSPRK, translated from the coding sequence ATGCGCGCCTGCAGCAAGAGCGTGCGGGCCGCTGACGGGGACGGTGTCAGGACCGCGGTGCGCGTACTGGCGGAGGGCGGGCTGGTCGTGTACCCCACGGAAACCCTGTACGGATTGGGCGTCGACGCGACCAATGCCAACGCCGTCGACCGCCTGGTCGCGCTGAAGGGGCGCGAAACGGGCAAGCCGATCGCCTTGCTGGTGGCGGACCGTCCGATGGCCGAATCGGTGGTGCGCGCGATAACGCCGATCGCGGATGTGCTGATGCGGAGATTCTGGCCGGGCCCCCTGACGATCGTCCTCGATGCCGATCCGGCGCTGCCCCGGCCGCTAAGTGCGGGGACGGGAACGATCGGCTTGCGGGTGTCGAGCCACCCGACGGCAACTGCCCTCGTACGGGAGCTGGCACGGCCCGTCACCGCATCGAGCGCCAACCCCGCCGGCTGCGGTCCGCCAACTTGTGTCTCGGAGGCCATGGGATATTTTGCGGAAGCCGTGGAACTGTACCTCGACGGCGGGCGGGTGCCCGGACAGCCGCCGTCGACGGTCGTCGATGTCCGCGGGGACACGTTACGTATCTTGCGTCCGGGCGCGGTGTCTGCGGACGCACTCCACGCCGCGGTCGGTGCGCGTTCGGCGGTGCTGCCGGCGCCGAGAAACCGGAGACGGATGTCCCCGAGAAAGTAG
- a CDS encoding DUF1015 domain-containing protein, producing the protein MAILRPFRPLRYNPALVPNLAAVVAPPYDVITPTQRDALYERDPHNVVRLILNRSDDPYAAAAANLEDWRREKILIQDDEPAIGYHVEHFTLPDGERRTRTGILAAVRLEDFDSGVVRPHERTFARPKEDRLRLIRACRTNLSAVFGMVGGNADALEPLRGEAMRRHPDVEVHDDLGVGHRLWFVRQTDAIAAVTTALAEATVFIADGHHRYETALAYRDLRRAEGVTGPGAPSNFVLMYLACTADPGLVILPTHRVLGGPAAPPAAVILERLQAHFSLERVPQAAMSQRLAEGARGKQFGVVLAEQGDGLVASVRDEARVSRYLDDLHSSVRSLDVAILDSAVLRGLLGIDCAAAAQQGWLTYTHDAGAAIAAVAGGATAAFLMSAPRVEDVVTVCMAGQTMPQKSTYFHPKLLTGLMFHVLD; encoded by the coding sequence GTGGCAATCCTTCGCCCCTTTCGTCCCTTGCGTTACAACCCGGCGCTCGTGCCCAATCTGGCCGCGGTGGTGGCGCCGCCCTACGACGTCATCACCCCGACGCAGCGCGACGCTCTGTACGAACGCGACCCTCACAACGTTGTGCGGCTCATCCTGAATCGCAGCGACGATCCGTACGCGGCGGCGGCGGCCAACCTCGAAGACTGGCGCCGCGAGAAGATCCTGATCCAGGACGACGAGCCGGCCATCGGCTACCATGTCGAGCACTTCACCCTGCCCGATGGCGAACGGCGCACCCGCACGGGCATTCTCGCTGCGGTTCGGCTGGAGGACTTCGATAGCGGCGTCGTCCGGCCGCACGAGCGCACATTCGCCAGACCGAAGGAAGACCGGCTGCGACTGATCAGGGCGTGCCGAACCAATCTGAGCGCCGTCTTCGGCATGGTTGGCGGCAACGCCGATGCCCTCGAACCGCTGCGCGGCGAGGCGATGCGTCGCCACCCCGATGTCGAGGTGCACGACGACCTTGGTGTCGGACACCGGCTATGGTTCGTCCGCCAGACCGACGCGATCGCGGCGGTGACGACCGCTCTGGCGGAAGCGACAGTGTTTATCGCCGACGGCCATCATCGCTACGAGACGGCTCTCGCGTACCGCGACCTGCGCCGCGCCGAAGGGGTGACCGGCCCGGGAGCGCCGAGCAACTTCGTGCTCATGTACCTCGCCTGTACGGCCGATCCGGGACTGGTAATCCTGCCAACTCATCGGGTGTTGGGCGGGCCGGCGGCGCCGCCGGCGGCGGTCATACTCGAACGCCTGCAGGCGCATTTCTCGCTCGAGCGGGTCCCGCAAGCGGCCATGAGCCAGCGACTGGCCGAAGGGGCGCGGGGGAAGCAATTCGGGGTTGTGCTGGCCGAGCAGGGCGACGGCCTGGTGGCGTCCGTTCGCGACGAAGCGCGCGTGAGCCGATACCTGGACGATCTTCATTCCTCGGTGCGGTCGCTCGACGTGGCCATTCTCGATAGCGCGGTCTTGCGCGGACTGCTCGGCATCGACTGCGCGGCCGCGGCGCAGCAGGGGTGGCTGACCTACACCCACGACGCCGGGGCGGCCATCGCGGCGGTCGCCGGCGGCGCGACGGCGGCGTTCCTGATGAGTGCGCCCCGGGTAGAGGACGTGGTTACGGTGTGTATGGCCGGGCAGACCATGCCGCAGAAGTCGACTTACTTCCACCCAAAGCTCCTCACCGGGCTGATGTTCCACGTCCTCGATTGA